In the Drosophila virilis strain 15010-1051.87 chromosome 4, Dvir_AGI_RSII-ME, whole genome shotgun sequence genome, GATCGACCTCCACTTGCTGCAGGGTATTGGGCGATGAGCAGAACAGGAAACAGGTGGTGCCCCAGCCGGTGACAACGGCAGGTGTGCCGGATGGAGGCGTAACCTTGGCCAGCTCAATGGCGCGCAGCTTGGCCGTCTGGCGCACAGGGGAGCTTAGCTTGATCACAGCCACATCGTTAATCATGAGTTTGCTGTTGTAGCCCTCGTGGAATTTGAATGTCTTAACGCTGACGACCTCGCCGCCCTCGTTGCGCTCGGTGGCGCCCAGACGCACCTGGATCTCGGAGGCCTTATACGACTGCATGCAATGGGCAGCAGTGACAACGGTGTCCGAATTGATCAGACTGCCGCCGCAGAAATGGGAGCCTTTGGTGGTCTGAATGGAGACCTGATAGGGATGGGCCTCGATGGTCGTTGGCTCGCCATTCACGATGCGGCCAAAGGGAAACTCCGTGTCCGGCAGGCCCTGGCAAGCGGCGATGCACGCCAAAACCACAACGAAACTCACAATCAATCGGTTCATTTTGTTAGTAATTACTAAACTGAGCAGCAATCGGTCCACATTGCTTTTATACCATCGGTATACATGGTCAAAAGCAAATATTCTTATCGGCTTTGGCCAGTCGTGTTGTAAATCACGGGACATCTATCGTAAGGCTTTGGAAGCACATAAATTCTCGGAAGGCTTCACAGGTCTACAGATTAGAGTTAGGGGCAGCACGCGTGCTATTATATTTAGCCCAAGACACTAACTATACACGTAAGATCGCTTTACTTGGGAGTGCCCAGCTTGGGGATACCCTCATAGATACCAGCACATacacagcacagaaaacaatacaatttcaattgcaactgtttttagaataaaaaaaaaaaatattcaaaaaagaaactatatttaaatatcaatttttatcgtTTGCTTCAAAACGGAGCAAGTTATCCGATTATAGAAAACAGAGAGTACCTAAGTTCAAAATTTCATGTCTTATTGATTCTGCTCATCCATGAAAATTATACTTTATGCAGTCAGagtctgtctgttacatacattttgtgAAAATCacacattttcaatgagtCTAGGGTATTAAACGAgcttaataattataaattaaaaacacgAGAGATATCAAAAATATCGCGCGACTGAACAGTAAATCTTTATGGACTACGCACTTAAGTCAATCAGTTACGATCGCGAtctataattaaaaaacaagttAAGAAAACACAGAAGGGTTATCAATATGAATACAGATTTGGCGAATGATTAGGCAAACTCTTATCAGCATTGGGTGGCCCTTTGAACACATTTGAAAAGGTCAAGGCTAatcaaaaagaagaaacactGCTGCAGTTGAAAAAGTTCGAGTACTATTTGTCAATTCTAAAACATTTCCACAACTATAATAAATACGGAGGATATTTATCCGAAGTATGCTACCCACACTGACTGATTTTTTGATCAAGAGCCCTGAAAATccctttaaaaaaatatatgtattctaTCAGAAATTGCTTTTAACATTTTCAAGTTCAAATTCAACTGATTTGATTGAGCTTATGCTATACATAATGATAAATGTTCTCCGTAACCAGCATATGTAGCTCATGTTGTTATCTGGACGCGTTTCTGATGAAATCTCTGAGGGACAACGGCAATCAGTGCACATAGAACACAGAGCTTTATCTTATCAAGTGACTGACAAAACCAGCGAGTAACTTGCCACAAAATATTGGACATGCGACGACGCCAGGGTTGGGCTGTGAGTCGAGGGCGCCCCACAAGATAAACGTCGACCAGTTGAGCTGACCAAGTAAAGAATTGTGGCAAAAAGTGAACATGACCATGAATTTCAGCTGCCAAagttcatttttaatttaacacacacaagaagaaaaaaataaagaaaagaagcGGAACAATCTATAAGCCCGCAGCACACAAGAGCTCTACTCCTTCTAGGCGGTGGGTGGAAGGATTGGGGGCAGTTGCATAGTACTCGCAGTTGTGCGCTCAAAGTTGTTGATATCTATTACTGAAGATTTGAAGTTGTTCGCCGGCGTCTTAACTCACTTAACTCGCAGGACGTCGCACGTCGAAGCTGGCGGAGTGAAAGACTTAAAGACAGTTGCCAGTTGAATGGAACTGACTTCAAGCTGTGCGAGCTAGCTTCCAGCTTGAATTGACAGGGCAAAGAGAggcgcacacactcacacacgcacacacacacatgacatGACAGCTGGTTGGTTTGGCTGCTTTAAGGAACTGGGGGGAGTGGGTGCCACCGAGGGCACGAGGCACGTAGCGCACTGCAGTTAAgatttggatttggttttGCCAGCTCGCTGGCTGAGCATATCAAAGgaaaaaactacaaaacacTTATCTGGGTGACAAATAGAAAAGCGGGCGCCGCACAACCCAACAAGACGCCAGCATAGCAGGAATAATATCTCCGAGTagattaaaaagaaaaaaacagcagaagaagcagcaacagaagaAACCGTGCAGCTcgagaaaaacagaaaagaaaccGAGTACCTACCCACAAAGCAAAAAATGACGCAGGTTGTCGTTATAATAAAAGCGCCAcagcaagtgtgtgtgtgtgtgtgtgtgtgtgttatgcaTGTGCGTAGGGTACATGGGACAGGTGACCGGCCAAGGCTACACACATGTGTATACACagacatgtatgtgtgtgggctAGACAAGCTGCGGGCGCAGCGTCTatgtttgccattttgtttttactatttacttttatttactatttacCAGAGTAGTCAAGACGTTGTGACTTAATTTGATACTCTTCAAAAAAACGGCACACGAGTACACTTCATAATAAAAAAGGATAATATTCGAAATTTCTTCACTATCCAGATAAAGGTTGAGCTGAGAGTACTATGTTGTTACAGCTATATGCAAAATGATATCAAAAAAGCATTAAGTGATGAGTTTCATAgaaaacagacaaacagacttcgattattataaaattctttttacaaatatattcttatattcaAAAAACGTCTGCTAAAAATTGGTAAAATAATTATTGGTTCTTTTGTAATCCATAATTGATTTTACCTATATTCGCTCGCCCTtgagaaaatcaaaataaaatctaaatcagaattttaaataacaaatataataagtaCATATCTCTGAAATTGACTTTGAAGCCAAGCACATTCCTGCAATTTCCTCCTCGTAGGAAAATTTggatcaaaaaaaaattaatatcgattgcttttaaataatatagttAGCTATAATCCGACAAAttctatataaatacttaatatatataaactatttaattaaaactcaCCAGTTATTAGCTCTGCAAGGGAGTTCAAGATTCACAATGAACATATTTCCTATATCATCTTCTTGTTAATATTTGCAAGACGGGAAAACGGCGACTTTATCTTAACAAGATCTAGTCAGGACCCAAGAGTTCttgagctgttgttgttgcatgccaTTCCGGTTGCCATTTCCTATAtcatttaaaatcattttgctgGGTTTGAACTGAGCTTTGCCTTTGGCCTGGCGCACATTCCTTTAAGGATTTcgtgtatttgttttgtttctgtgTCGTGTCTCATGTGTGCGGATTTGCTTTCTTATCGGTTTCGTGTGGCATGCGTCTTAGTTGCACGCGCCAAAGTTCCTCTAAGAAGAGCAATCGGAGCCAGAAGGAGCGCAATGTCAAGTGGTTAAGCGGAAGAAGCCTTGGCATAAGCAATGCAGAAATCTGGGATTAATTTAGCGATAAGTCCATGAGCTGTAAATAAGCATGGAATCGTTTGCATTTTATCggcttattgtttttataaggcaTTGAAGAGGAGGTATTTCAGATATTTTGTATATGGATTAATAGCATGCTAAGTTGGgccatttaataaattatagaaaacttgtcatgcaaaatataaaatatacaaatgtattGGACTTTTGTACAAATCAAATATGCTATAGAAAATTTGATTGAATGAGGTAGGCAAAATAAACTTAACGtaacatttcgtgtttttatatgtttgatgtgcatttattatattt is a window encoding:
- the LOC6634081 gene encoding trypsin, which codes for MNRLIVSFVVVLACIAACQGLPDTEFPFGRIVNGEPTTIEAHPYQVSIQTTKGSHFCGGSLINSDTVVTAAHCMQSYKASEIQVRLGATERNEGGEVVSVKTFKFHEGYNSKLMINDVAVIKLSSPVRQTAKLRAIELAKVTPPSGTPAVVTGWGTTCFLFCSSPNTLQQVEVDLLSVTDCGSDTYSYGQDKILDTMVCAYTEKKDACQGDSGGPLVANGELVGIVSWGNGCAKTDYPGVYADVASLRQWIETTAAEL